Below is a genomic region from Prosthecochloris marina.
CTTCCTCGACAATCACCTCCTGAATGATCCCGTCAATGGCCGACTGGATCACCTGATTTCGTGTTTTGGCAATGACCATGCCCCGAGCATGGGTAACCTCTTCCATCTTTGCGATGGAGGCCCACAGAAAAAATACCACGGTTATCACTGCTGCAATTATCACCAGTTTACTGGCCCAATCCGTCTGATTCAGGCTGCCAAAGCGTTCTTGTCGACTCATGATGATCTAGTTGGGGCAGGTGGGCGAGATTGTGCGGCTCCGGGGGCGCGCAGACTGTTGAGCACCTTATCACGCGCTCCGTCAAGCGCAACGCCGCCTGGCACCAGCACCACAATCCGGTCAACCAGGCGCAGCAGTGCCGGTTTATGTGTTATGAGCACCATGGAATCTTCAGCACCGATCTGTTCAGCAAGCGCGTTCATGACTCGCTGCTCGAAGCGGTCATCCATGGAAGAGGTCGGTTCATCCAGGAGCCAAATTCGGGGAGAGGAAAGCATGAGCCGCGTCAAACCGATCAACTGCCGCTGACCGTCCGAAACACCCGCACCACCTTCAGAGATCAGCAGATCAAGCCCTTTGGGATGCTGTGCAATCAGATCACTCAAGCCGGTCTTCCGACAGACCTCCATCACAGCCGAGTCAGGCAGCCGTTTCAACCCGAACAGGAGGTTATCGCGTAGCGTACCCCCAAAAAGATGCACCTGCTGAGGAAGATAGCCAGCATGTTCTGTCAGCACATGACGCGACACCTGGTGCAGGTCGAGACCGTCAATGAGCACTGTACCCGATGTGGGCTTGTAAAGGCCGGCAAGGATTTTTAATAGGGTACTTTTGCCCGATCCCACCATACCGAGCACAGCAACTTTCTCGCCAGGCACGAGGTGAAGCCGATCGATGGACAGCACCGGCCTGTTGTCTCCATAAGCGAAGCGAACATTCTCAAGCACAAAATTTCCCTTGAGACTGTTGGGCGCCAGGGGGCGATCAACACCATGGTTATCCTGTTCCAGGGTGAAAAAACGTTCAATGTTTTCATACGCGATTTTGGCATGCCCCCACTGGACGATCAGGCCCGGCAGCATCCCGATCGGCGCCAGCACCCGGCCCGACAAAATCGCACAGGCGATAATGCCACCTGTCGTCAGGCTCGATGTCGAAGCAAGCCATGCACCGGTCGCAACCAACAGAATATAACTTATCTGCTGCATAAACGCTGTCAGGTGCATCGATGCTTCACTGAATCGCCGGGTCAGAGCTTCGTCGTCGATAACCTTGCGATTCAGTTGGTCCCAGGCACTGATGACCTGCCAGGCACCGCCGCTCGACTTTATGGTTTCGGCCCCATCGAGCGCATCGACGAGCATCCCGAGCTTACGGTTCGATATCCCTGCACTCTCTCTGGTATGGTCTTCGATCCGCCGGCGAAACAACAGGCCAACAAGGATCGACAAACAGAAAAAACACAGTGCAACCAGCGCCACCAGCGGTCCGGCGATCGCCATGATAACCAGTAGGAATACCACACCGAACGGCAGGTCGATCAGCGTATACATCGTCGCCGTCGAGGCAAACGTGCGAATCGCTTCATACCCCCGAACTTGAGCCGCCAGTGAACCCACGCTCGAGGGAAACTGGTCCATCCGGATCTGTAACAGCCGGTGAAAAATCCGATGCGACAACTCCTGATCCATACCGCGAACAAAACGCTCCATAATGAAGCTTCGCGACAGTCGGACCACCAGGTCCAGCGCCATGATCATCAGCACCCCTACCGTCAGCACTGTCAACGTCTGCATGCCGCCCGTCGGAATCACCCGGTCATAAACCTGCAGGGAGTAGAACGAGACAAACAACGCGAATACATTGATCAGCACCGACGCAACCCCTGCTTTGACAAACACCGAAATCTTGTCGCGAACCGACTGGCGGAATATGTCGAAAAAGCTCGGGACCTTGAACGCCCCGTCATGCTGGTGACGTAACGAGACAAAACTGGAACCTGGAGGGATCACGGATACCTGCAGTACCCCGTTCGGGCTCTCGAGCATCCAGCCTCCCTGTTCGGTCCGTCCGTAAATGATTCCGCTTTCAATACCCGGTATCGCACAGACCATCGGCAGCATGTTGGACACCGGTTCATCAGTATGCTCCCTGTCGGCCATCCCCAGCAGGGTCAAGAGGGTGTCGAGTGCCTCTCCTGGAGGGACTGGCGAGTTGGCAGAAGCGCGATCATCGAGATGATGCTGCAGCGCTTCCAACCGTGCCGACGGCACCCCCATCGTCCTGCCTTCGAGGGCACAGCAACGCTCTGCAAGCCAGTCGATATTCATTTGGGAAGTAAACGATGCATGATGGGACATAACAAAAAGTCTTTGTACAACTAAAATACAACCAGTCAGCTCTCATCTGTATCGACATCCTCTACCGGTGAATCAGCCGGAGTTGACGCCTGATCATTGATCAGGCCGCCAAGCAGCTCCGGATCTGCCGAATACAGGCGTAGCCGATACAGGGAGCCCCAGTACGATGCCAGAAGATCGCCGGTTGCAACTTCGTTCTGAATCAGTTCACGTGCCGAGTTGAGCAGATCGAGCCAACTGACTTTGCCGGCAACAAACAATCGCGTGTACGAATCGAGTACCGCTTGCGAATAACGCGTCTTGTCTCGGCTCAATGTATAGCGCGCCAGCGACACCTGACAAGACTCGTGCTCTTCATGGAGCACTGCTTCTAGATCGCGTCGCACGCTTTCCTCATTTTGCCGTGCTTTTTCAATGCCGGATCGCGCCGAACGGATCGCGCCAAGAGCCGC
It encodes:
- a CDS encoding ATP-binding cassette domain-containing protein produces the protein MSHHASFTSQMNIDWLAERCCALEGRTMGVPSARLEALQHHLDDRASANSPVPPGEALDTLLTLLGMADREHTDEPVSNMLPMVCAIPGIESGIIYGRTEQGGWMLESPNGVLQVSVIPPGSSFVSLRHQHDGAFKVPSFFDIFRQSVRDKISVFVKAGVASVLINVFALFVSFYSLQVYDRVIPTGGMQTLTVLTVGVLMIMALDLVVRLSRSFIMERFVRGMDQELSHRIFHRLLQIRMDQFPSSVGSLAAQVRGYEAIRTFASTATMYTLIDLPFGVVFLLVIMAIAGPLVALVALCFFCLSILVGLLFRRRIEDHTRESAGISNRKLGMLVDALDGAETIKSSGGAWQVISAWDQLNRKVIDDEALTRRFSEASMHLTAFMQQISYILLVATGAWLASTSSLTTGGIIACAILSGRVLAPIGMLPGLIVQWGHAKIAYENIERFFTLEQDNHGVDRPLAPNSLKGNFVLENVRFAYGDNRPVLSIDRLHLVPGEKVAVLGMVGSGKSTLLKILAGLYKPTSGTVLIDGLDLHQVSRHVLTEHAGYLPQQVHLFGGTLRDNLLFGLKRLPDSAVMEVCRKTGLSDLIAQHPKGLDLLISEGGAGVSDGQRQLIGLTRLMLSSPRIWLLDEPTSSMDDRFEQRVMNALAEQIGAEDSMVLITHKPALLRLVDRIVVLVPGGVALDGARDKVLNSLRAPGAAQSRPPAPTRSS